The DNA segment TTCATCTTCATCTCCTCCACTCTCGGAGGCACTGGCTGAATCATCCTCATCAAAAAGTAGAGGGACATCCTCTTCTTCCAAAATCTTCGCCCTTTCAATATCGGTTGAGAGATTGAAGCCCcgagcatgtatctcctcaagggTTACCCTCCTAGATTGTCGCCTAGCATGGACAGGTGCACTTGATAGCTTGACTTCTGCCGCAGAAGAGATCTCCTTAGCCCGAGCATTAGCTGCTTCAGCATTGGCTTGGTACGAAGACATAATTGCCTCAACATCATATTTGGCCTTGGCCAGCTCAGCAGCGGATCTAGCTTTAAGCTCCTCGATTTTGAGGCCTCGAGCTAGGCTCTCCTACTTCACGCTTTGAAGCTGGAGTTCGAGTGAAGCCAGTTGCTCTCAAAGTGTTTCCTTCTTAGAGACAAGATTGTCCATGCCTTGCCTCCACCACAAGGTCTCGGCCTCCTTCATCTTAAGCTCCTCCTGAAGCTACAACACCAATTCACCCTTTTGATGAAACTATGAAATTAAAAGTATTAGTTGTCATAAACAAACAAGTGCATAAGAGACCCTCAAAGACTATATTACCTTTTCAATAAACTCGGCCCGTTCTTGGCAAGCCTTCGTCAATTCAACTCGTAGATCGCTGATCTCCCCCTCTTTCTTGACATAGAGGATTTTAAGACTGCTCCTCTCTTCCAAGACCTTATTAAGCTAGGCTTTGCATCAGGCAAGCTCAGTCCAATATTTGGCGAATGCTCGTTGGTGAAGCGGCACAGCCTTCTCACAAGAAAAGGAGGTCAGAATCAGAAAGATGGAGATTAAACCCAAAATAATGAAAGCAAAACTTACTTGTTTGAGGACCTTCTCAGCTTCCTCAAGAATAAATGAGGTATCGGGATTAGGACCTTCTTCGATTCCCGCGAGACACTCCCGAAAAATATCGTTCTCTTTATGAGTCGCTGCCACATCAGGAGTCCCAATGTCCTAGGCATCTCGGAGTTTCCCTTCAGAAAATACCGGGCCCCGCGACGAGTCATCTATGTTGATTACCCCAAGTGACTCACTTGGGGTGTTATCATGTCTTTGAAAAGCCTCAGAGATAGTTTTTTCGAGCTCATTCACCAAACGTCTCCCGGGACAAAGTGCACCTTTTCTGCCTGATGGTTCGAGGACTTTGCTCGATCTCCCCTCTAAAATTTCTTCGATTCAAGATTGAACCGCCTACGTCGCTGTCGATTCATCGGTCTTCAAAGGGTCAGGATTTCCTCTTTCCCGAGCTACCTGGAGGCAGTCATCACCCTCTTCCTCATCCTCCTGGTCCCGAAGGCATTGAGCCGTTTCCAGAGATAGGGCCACAGTGTCAgccttgggattttgagatttgcTTCTCTTTCGCCTCGGGGTATTCGCAGACGACCCAACCCCTCTTTATCTTCTTTTCTTTGGGAGGCTTTGAGATCTCTTCTTCACCAGGTGGGGGGCAGTCGTATTTCGACAGCTTCCTTGAGACCTGCATAAAAGATGAAGTAAGTATTGCATTAAGGAACACAAGTAAGTAAACAAGAAAACTCACCGTGGTTATTTGCCTCCTATAGGCCCTTGGCCAAATCACGCCAGCAATGCTCCGTATATGAAGAAGTAGAGGCCAATTGGCGGACCTAACCCTTGAGGTCCTGTACCACTCCAGGAAACCAAGAGACAACTGCACCATCAGAAAGGGGTTATGTCgataaaaagaacaaaaccaggaAAGAAAAAGGGAAGCAAGTTATAAAGTTATTTATGTTTCatattccattcctcggggaatggcattcTGTCAGCAGGAATCAGGTCAGAGGTCCTGACTCGGACAAAACGGCCCATCCGCCCTCGATCTTTATCCTTGTCGATGCTAGAGAAAACAGATTTCAAGGATCGACATTGTAGTTTTATCAAACCACCTGATATAGTCGAGGTCTGTACAGCCTGATTAGATTGTCTAGGGTGAAAGGCATCCCCTCGACCTGACTCGAGAAAAATTTGATCAGACGAACAATTCGCCAGAATGAAGGGTAGATCTAGCCAAGCGTCACTTGGTATCGTTGGAAGAAGTCATGAATAACTGGGTCTATGGGACCCAGAGCTGGATTTGTCGGGCCTAGCGTGAATCGGTAGGTGTACATGCTTAAGTACCCTACTTTATTGGTAGTAATGTCCTCTTCCGGGGAAGGAATCACTACATCTTTGTCATCCCAGTTACAATCCTTCTTTACCTGCTCAAGCGCATCCTCGGTTATCAAATAGATATATCGAGACACGGGCTCATATTGGCCTTGTTTCGATACaagtttttcaattttaaaatcaGATGTTATTTCACACGATGGGGGAGTACACTCGTCGATGCGAGACGACACTATTGGTTTACTTTTGGTTGGCCGTGATAACGAAGAGGCTTTTTCTTGTTGGAGATAGGTTTGGGATATTTTAGCCATTGTATTTCGAGTAAAGAAGAAAAGGTTGCCAATGCAGTAAAGAACAAATTGAGAAAAGTATGGTttcaaggaaattgaaagaactgACAAGATTTGGCAGCGAATTGAGAAGTAAAGCTTGCAAAATTGTGAAGTTAGCTTATAGAAGTCACTTAAGCATATTGGGGAAACCAAAAAGCCACCCTTAATTAATAACCTTGGAAATTGTGCAGACGTGGACTTTCAATCACTTTAAGTGCTAACATCATGATATTGGCATCATGATCGAGATATCGAGGAGATCGAGCCTCATGTCATTTATTATCGTCTTatctcgagttcgagcaagtgcTCGCTCGACTACTAAGCCCCAGGGcaacccgagtttaaggaaattctcactcggggactataaaaggaggcctaaagGCTAACTTTATTTCAAGTTTGAACAAATGCTCACTCGACTACTGAGCCCACGGGCTACCCAATTTTGAGGAAAtcctcactcggggactgtctACGAAGCCTGAGGGCTAACCTTAATTCAAATTTGAAACTTTTCTCTCACTCAGCTCGAACTCAGGAGTCCTGATGTCCCGAGCTTGCATCAAATCAATTTAAGACTAGATCGAGGATTAACAAAAACCTTAAGGGGTATTATATTGATCGattaaaacctaagggtttattatgttcGGAGTCCGATGTTCGGGCCAAACACCAAGGTTATGCAATCAAATTTTTTGCAAATAAACACGATCCAAAAATGAGACAAAGAGATTCTTTTATATTTACAAGGGATGGTTACAAAATATAACTACAACATCCACGAAGGGTACTCATACaggaacaaagaagcaaaaaacaaaACCAAGAATCTAATCTACTTTTAAGGCCACGTCCTCGAGAGTGTCCTCTTCGGGGACCTCCTCCCCGGGGATCCCATTTTGATCTTTGGAAATCTCTATATGCCCAAAGAGATTTAGGGTAGAAAACCCTCGGTAAATGTAACTATTTTCTAGAATAGGGGATTGAGCATTCTATTGAAATCTTGGACCATAATATGTTAAAAAATAACAGCAAAAGAAAAAGACCAGAAGGGAAGACCAGAAGATGTAGCTTCACCTTCTATCACAAGAAAAACCAAAAAGGTTACAAGATGCACGAGCAACGATCCAAGAATGTTCATCCTTGGGACATTGTTCCGGTGTGGGATGCAAACGTTAGTAGTTGATAGTGCCACCTCATTCCATGGAAAGTAAAAAGAATGAAGTGCtacaccaggttgaagttaagagagatgagaaATAGTGTAAAGTTCGCATATTTTCTGGTGCGGGAAGGATTCAATGCCCTTCTCTCGTTGTTTGAAATCGAAGCTTTGAAAAAACGGTGCCTTGatataactggtaaagttgctaccATATGACTTCTGATACCAAGTTCGAACCATGGAAATAGATTATTaaagaaggaaacaaagaagGGAAAAGATCAAAAGTAGATGAAGATGAAAAAAGTACAGTTCTTTGTTCAACAGAGTTGCCTCATATTTATAGAAAGGCGACGAACGGATCGGCGACGCAAGTGGCCGACCAGTGCTGAAGCACATTTGATGTTTTAGGGAAGCGAGCTAGCATGACATTTCCGATCGCTTCAAGCACCTACGTCATGGGCATGAAGTCATCATAAGAGGTTCGAAAAAATTGAGGTTCAAAATTGTTTCTTATTATCTTACTCTAAGAACCGCAGGGACTATTTGTATATGGTCGAGATCGAATGCCTTCGATCTATATACATAAGAGGTCATTTGAAATCCGAGTCTGGGTAAGACCAAGTTCGAGCTCGAGGACCAGACCCGATTTTGAAGGTGGAGCATGATACATGCCGAGGTCGAGTGTGCTCGACCTTGAAATAGTATCGTTATAGATTTGTACCAGAACAAATTggattcctgccacgtccccaaagtcatggcgcaaatcccggaatatgatagtacgattccgtactaggcggttagacagttgtaccaagaatattccttactgtaaatagaaatattccttaattagtcctctattatataaaaggggaccccaatcatttgtaagacCACATAATCACtgagaaaagaatatactctctaccttTTCACCTACTGTTCATCAGCATTGTCCTTTAGCTctattgttcttactttatttttattactcaatTGTTCTTACTGCCCTAAACCACCTagaggtcactaagctcgaggtcactgcttctaagtaacattggtttgattcacttctatctttcatttctatttcatattttttgattattaattgatattgaactaaatcacatatctttaaaaccactaattaaatttaattgttactcgtattttcgaggtaaacacgTTGAAATAGAGGGCCGACCGATGTGGCTGAGCAGATGGACACCTGATTTTACTCCTAAAGAAGACAGTCCACTCTCTCCGGTGTGGGTTCTATTAACAAAACTCCCCTTTCATCTACACTCCTAGCATTATATCAAACAAATATTGAGCCCCACTAGGGTCCCAATGGCTATGGATATCGCTACCTAGTAGGGCCAAAGTTCGGGTTGAAATTGATCTATCTAAGCCAAGGTTAAACCATGTCTTTGTAGGTCAAGGTAATGATACTAATTGTCACAGGGGTGTTTTATGCTCCACAAAAACAGCCTGCGCGGCAGCCAAGTCTCAACTTGACTTCAGCCTGTTCCAACACTCGGCCAAAATTCTGCAACTTTGGACTTAGATTTATTTAGGCAGCTTTCAACGTAGTAAGTAGATACTGATTTTAGGCAACGGAAAATCGAATGAAGGGACAGAAAATTAAAGTGAACAAAAGGCACAATATACATGAAACGCTTTCCCAActttgtatttaactcaagaATACAAAGAAAACTCAAACTCCGTAGTACATCCGTGTACAAAATGAAGATCACTCTTGACCCTCACAAGACTACTCTTAGCCTTAGGTTGTTTTCACTCTTGAAAACAGGTTTTAGGACTCCTTCCTAACTCAAACATGCACTCTACACGTTTTTCACTCTCCACCTTCAAAAAGGGAAGGGTGCTGTCCATTTATAACATATGAACCAGCCCCATTTACACAATAGTTGCCTATATTTAGGCTTAGGCACTTGCTTAGTCAGCCCACTACTTTAGCTTAGTGTAGTTGACACCCCCAACTACTAGGATCATGTAAATCATGCTAAAGATAATGAGATCATGGCCCTCAAAAACGTGCTAACTCCTGCCAGCTTTTTGGACAATGCTCAACTGCTGCccatgtgcacagcatgtgccgATAACCGCCTTTGACTTTGTCAATCCAAGACTTGCTGCCCAATTTCGTGCCATGGCTTGGACCAGGCGCCAATGTCATTGTATCCAGCTGCATTGTGCCGCAATTTTGCCTTGCCACCGCCCACGAACTTGGCCCGTTTGCCGCAACTCAATGGCATGACAAGTCTGCCCGCGCACTGCCTTTCCGTTGCACATTTGCTTGCCTTTGCCCATCCGTTTTTGCCTTGCCTTGGCATCACTGCCTCATGCCTTGATGCCTTTGCCATGATTAAGTGCCATCCTTAGCCCGCAACTCATTGTCAAGCTCTTGCCAAGCTGCCTCGCCTCCGTCAAAGCCTTGGCCATCACTTGCCCGTTTCCCATTTTTGACATTGGTGCTGCTCATGCACCAAGCTTTGCAACACTCTTGCTGCCTCATGACAACACTCTTGTTGTCCGGTCGAGCTCAATTGTTGGAGGTCTAACAAACCACCCACACTCTTTGAAACTCGACGTCCTCGTCGAGGTCAACTCAATGTAAGAGTCCCAAGGGGTTGACAATCAACGCACCTTGACCCCGTTTCTCTTCAGCTACAATTGCATTGACACCAACAGTTTGTTTGTCACTGTACGGCGCCTCCAATGCAGCCCTCTTCTCCGCGGCAGTCATGGCATGTAACACTGCCTTGTTCGGACAGTCCCTCGCTCGATGTGGTCCATCACAAAGGAAACAACCACTGAATTTGCTGCCCTTCTCCTTGCTCTTTGAAGTTCCAGCTTCTTGTTTTCCCTTCCCCTTGTCTTCATTTGCATTTCCATTTTCACATTTCTTCCACTCCTTTGCCTTGTCCTTCTTTCCGTCGTTGGACTTTGAAGTAGAAGTCTCATCACTCAAGTGAAAATCGCCCAATGCATCAGCCGCAGCCACAGCACTTGCAAGGCTTTGAATATTCTGCCTTCGCAACTCGAGTTGTGCCCACTGTTGCAGCCCGCTCATGAAGTTGTGCAACTTGTCTTCTTCCGACATGTTGCTGATGCTCAGCATCAAAGATGTGAACTCTTTCACATATGCTCTAACTGATCCGGTGTGTTTCAACTTTTTCAGTTTGTCCCTAGCAATCCAAGATGTATTACTAGGAAGGaactgatccttcaattcctttttAAGCCGCTCCCACGACTCAATCTTTGGTCTACCCAAACTTTCATCTTCAGCCACACGAGTGCGCCACCATAACTTAGCATCTTCACTCAAATACATGCTAGTCAAGGTTACTTTCTCCATCTCGTCTTGCACACGAATAGCATGAAAGTACTGCTCCATATCCCAAAGAAAATTCTCCAACTCACGTGCACTCCTTGCACCACTAAATGCCTTAGGTTCAGGAATTCTCACCTTGAGACGTTCAGCACCACGTTGAGGAGCATCCTCGCCCACAGCACGTCGTAGCACCACTGTTTCCGTCCTCAGATCCGCATTCTCTTGACTTAGCCTTGCCAATTCTGCCTCAAGGTAGGCAAGCCTTGTCATAAGGGTCTGAAATTCTTCACCATCAGGAACATTTCCCACCAATGCTTCCAGTTTCGTTAGCCTTTCCCGCAGTTCATTGTTACCACCAGCCATGTTCTCGAACAAGACCACGAAATCTGCCACAGCCCGTCGTGTCTCCATCACGAACCTGCtccgctctgataccagttgtcacAGGGGTGTTTTATGCTCCACAAAAACAGCCTGCGCGGCAGCCAAGTTTCGACTTGACTTCAGCCTGTTCCAACACTCGGCCAAAATTCTGCAACTTTGGACTTAGATTTATTTAGGCAGCTTTCAACGTAGTAAGTAGATACTGATTTTAGGCAACGGAAAATCGAATGAAGGGACATAAAATTAAAGTGAACAAAAGGCACAATATACAGGAAACTCTTTCCCAACTTTGTATTTAACTCGAGAATACAAAGAAAACTCAAACTCCGTAGTACATCCGTGTACAAAATGAAGATCACTCATGACCCTCACAAGACTACTCTTAGCCTTAGGTTGTTTTCACTCTTGAAAGCAGGTTTTAGGACTCCTTCCTAACTCAAACATGCACTCTACACGTTTTTCACTCTCTTTCAAAAAGGGAAGGGTGCTGTCCATTTATAACTTATGAACCAGCCCCATTTACACAATAGTTGTCTATATTTAGGCTTAGGCACTTGCTTAGTCAGCCCACTACTTTAGCTTAGTGTAGTTGACACCCCCAACTACTAGGATCATATAAATCATGCTAAAGACAATGAGATCATGGCCCTCAAAAACGTGCTAACTCCTGCCAGCTTTTTGGACAAGACCCAACTGCTGCccatgtgcacagcatgtgccgATAACCGCCTTTGACTTTGTCAATCCAAGACTTGCTGCCCAATTTCGTGCCATGGCTTGGACCAGGCGCCAATGTCATTGTATCCAGCTGCATTGTGCCGCAATTTTGCCTTGCCACCGCCCACGAACTTGGCCCGTTTGCCGCAACTCAATGGCATGACAAGTCTGCCCGCGCACTGCCTTTCCGTTGCACATTTGCTTGCCTTTGCCCATCCGTTTTTGCCTTGCCTTGGCATCACTGCCTCATGCCTTGATGCCTTTGCCATGATTAAGTGCCATCCTTAGCCCGCAACTCATTGTCAAGCTCTTGCCAAGCTGCCTCGCCTCCGTCAAAGCCTTGGCCATCACTTGCCCGTTTCCCATTTTTGACATTGGTGCTGCTCATGCACCAAGCTTTGCAACACTCTTGCTGCCTCATGACAACACTCTTGTTGTCCGGTCGAGCTCAATTGTTGGAGGTCTAACACTAATCCACTGCAGGGACATGAACAAAACCTTCAAAATGAAGCGGTGCCCAAATATTGTAATCATTATAGGCTTCAGGGACACTATATGAGTCAGTGCAGAAGACTAGAGAGAGCTTGTAGAGAATGAGGAAATACCTACAAAGGCTCACGAtactgctgaaaatcagggagaACAACAAAGGGATCTtgcaaaaaaatacaaaaaactgCCAACCAACAAAATCAAGAGGAGCAACAAACTCAAATAGATGGAACTACCACTCAGAATGCGGCTAAAGACAAACAAATTGCTGAAATTCCTTTGAAGAAAGGAAGCAATATCGCTCACCAGAACAATGTTCAAACCAATAGAGAAAGAGAAGCAATGAAAGATAACCAAGTTGCTGCTAAGCACAAGAGAGGAAGAAGCGAACCTCTTAAATAAATCTACAAACTTACGGGGGAAATTTTTGGGTTTAACAAGCCTTTCCACCTCTGCAGGTGTGATAATGACCAATGATGAATCATCCAAAAATGAGAATGGCAGAAAGGAAAATCCAGAATCACCTAGTGCTCAACAACTGGTAGCTATTGATGCTCACCAAAATACACATATGGGAATCAGTGTGAATTTACCTGACATAAGAATCGACAAATATAAAGACAATGCCATTTTAATCAAATCCTAATGATCTTCTGATAATGCTATTTGAGGATGATTGGAAAGAGTCCCAAGGGAGGGAAGTCAAAAATAGGAAAGATAGATGGAAATACATTGCCGCTGTATCAAACAAAAGATTATGATAAGAATAGAGATGCCCCTGCTAAGGAAAATATAGTATCTCAAAACAAATTTGACAAATTGATGGAAGATGAAGAGATTCAAATTGGGGAGGCTCATATAAATCCTATTCAAACTGTTTCGGTGCTAAGATACATGATTCCAAAGacaaaagagatactacaaaggAGAAAAATAAAAGATATCACAAGATGAATGGGACGAGGAGTCCACATTTGAGGAAGATAACACTTTTGAGGAATAATCTGACGAAACTACTACTTGCACGAGTCAGCATGATGAGGATAATCATGGAGATATTGATGACTTGCAGAAGAAAACTGATAAAATATGTATGCAAAGTAACTTATCTCCTAGAAGAGTTGAGAAGATCAAAAAAGGCGGAAGAGTTAGAGACTCACCTATTACCAGGAGTCAAAAGAAGAATCACAAACGTCTATTTCCACCGCTTATCATGATTAGTACACTTAACTGGAACATTAGGGGCATGAAGTCCCAAGCTTCCACTGAAAGACTCAATTACATGATCAAACAATACAATCTTTCATTCATAGCTATCCAAGAGCCTTTTGTTAAGGAAGAAAAAATTGAGTTTTATAAAGGTGTACTTGGTATGCATGAATGTTTTGCAAATTGTAGTAACAAAATTTGGATCTTCTAGAAAGCTAGTTTGGAGTGCAATATTTTTGCTAATAAAGATCAGATGGTCACAAGTAAGATCTTGGATGATCTACTGTATATGCCAAGTCTAGAGCAATTGGCAGAAAAGATCTATGGAGGTACATGAGAGTGCTTGCATCTACTATTGATCATCCATGGTTAGTGTGTGATGACTTTAATTGTATTATGAATGAGGAAGAAAAGATGGGAGGTAATCCTCACAAATTGTATAAAAGTACTTCCTTTATTGAGTGCCTTAACGATTGTTGTTTATCTGATATGGGGTACTCTGGTAATAGATTCACCTGCTGTAACAAAAGAAATGAGCAAGATATTATACGAAAAAGAATAGATAGAGTACTGGCAAATGATGAATGTGAAGAATACTTTTGTGGTACAACAATTCAACATCTAGCAAGATTCAGCTCTGATAATTGGCCCTTGCGCATTAATTTCTACACCGagaaaaagaattttattaagtATTTCAAGTTTTTTAACTTATGGGTGGTTCGGTCGGATTTCTATGATATAGTCAAAAATCAATGGAAAGAATGAATCTCTTAAAATATATTTTGGAGAGTTCATCAGAAGTTGAAAAGAACAAGCAACGCCTTCAGTGAATGGTCTAAAACTAAGACTGGTGATATCTTCGTGAAGGCATAATAAATTGAGGAATTAGTTATCCACTATGAAGAGCAATACATGCAATCATTGGATCAAGGATATAGAGTGAAACGCATTAAAGGCAAAAGCTGAACTGGTTCTACAACACAAGATGGTAGATGCATTTTGGAGACAAAATGCCCATCTAAAATGGCATCTAGAATGGGATGAGAACACTAAGTATTTTCATAGCATTGTGAGAGGCAAAAGAAAATTCCTGTAGATCAATATAATTATGGTGGATTATCAATGGCTAGAGAATGAGGATTATATAGCTTCTGCGACAGTAGATTTTTAACAATAATTATTCACTCAGGATAACCATACTATTGCCATGCAAATTATGGACTATGTCCCTAATATGACCACTATTGATGATAATAGTATGCTTCTAGCTGAGCCTACTCTAGAAGAGGTCAAGAAAGTGATGTTAGATTCTAATCCTAATAGTTTGCCTGGACCGAATGGTTTCACTACTTGCTTCTTCCAGAAAGCATGGAATATTATTAGCTAGGATATTTTGGATATGGTGAAGGCTATCTGCAATGGAGAACGAATAAAAAATTATTTCACAAACACCAGCCTTGTTCTAATTCCAAAGGTTGAAGCCCCTCAAAACTTCTTAGAAGTTAGACCTATCAGCCTCAACAATGTCTCTGAAACGATTGTGTCTAAGGTTTTAAATAAGAGACCGGCTAAACTCATTCCTAAAATTATTTCACAGAATCAGATTGATATTATCAAAGGTAGATCTATTAGGGAAAAATGTACTCCTCGCTTAGGAGATTATACATGAGATTATAAAACCAAATAAGGGTGGTAATGTGGCCATGaagattgatatatatatatatatatatatatatatatatatatatataaagcataTGATAGATTATCCTGGCATTTCCTATATGTAGTTGTGAGGAAATTGTGCTTTGCAGAAGAATAGATTCATATCATATGGAATCTATTATCCAATATGTGGTACACAGTTATTATCAATGGTAAAAGACATGGTTTTTTCAAGTCCCAGAGGGGTGTAAAGCAAGGACCCTATATCCCTATATCTATTTATTATAGCATGTGAAGTCCTTACTAGGATGCTATATAGTCTCCATCAAGACCCCAAATACAATGGTTTTCTTATGCAAGCGGATAGACCTAAAATCAATCATCTTGCATACGTAGATTGTGATTATCTTTTGTTTAGGAAAGTTGTATACTTTACAACTTATTAAGAGTACTCTTCTCACCTATGATGAACTTTAGGCAGCTGATTAACCGAGGTAAAAGTTTCTTCTTGGTTGATGATTCTATATAAGATAGAAGGACATCAATTGTTTTCAAATGTCTTGGtcttagaaaaaaaaaaggatttcccTATCACATATTTAGGATACCCCATTTTTGTTCGAAGAAAGAAAATTCAATATTTTTACCAATATTGCCATAAAGATTCTTCAAAGGGTTAGTTCATGGAATAACAATCTTCTATCTTTGGGGAGGAAAATTATTTTAATCAAATATGTGTTGACTGAAATGCCTACTCACCTGTTGTCTATATGCCAACCACCAAAGACTATTTTATCTTAAATGGAGCAAGAATTTGCAAACTTCTTATGGGGAAACATggaaggaaaacaaaaataccaCTGGACTTCTTGGAATAGCCTATGCTCCCCTACCAAGGAAGGAGGAATTGGTATCAGGCCTCTACATGAAATCTTTGAGATTTTGCTTCTAAACTATGGTGGAATTTTCGATCTAAAGTATTCCTTTGGTCTGATTTTTTGAAAGCCAAATATTGTAGAAGGATTCACCTTATGGAGAGAAAGTTTAGCTACACTCAATCTCATATATGGAGGAAAATGATGAAACTCAAAGGAAAGACAGATCATTTTATCATATGGAAGATACATTATGGTAATGTCAACTTTTGGTAGGACAACTGGACAGGTAACAGGCAACTGGCACAATTTGGAAATGCTTCTACATCCATTAAGACACAGGTGTCCTCTTTTATTATAGAAGGTAATTGGAATGTGGGTAAATTAACTCAATGTCTACCTTCGGAGATTGTTTAGCACATCTAGAGAGTTGAAATTAACTCTCCTAATCTAAAGGACAAACCTATTTTGATTGCCTCCACATACTGGAGATTTTCTTGTAACTCTGCTTGGAACAAGATTAGGGTGCACCATAATTTGTCTTTGGTAAATTCTATGAC comes from the Nicotiana sylvestris chromosome 4, ASM39365v2, whole genome shotgun sequence genome and includes:
- the LOC138890117 gene encoding uncharacterized protein gives rise to the protein METRRAVADFVVLFENMAGGNNELRERLTKLEALVGNVPDGEEFQTLMTRLAYLEAELARLSQENADLRTETVVLRRAVGEDAPQRGAERLKVRIPEPKAFSGARSARELENFLWDMEQYFHAIRVQDEMEKVTLTSMYLSEDAKLWWRTRVAEDESLGRPKIESWERLKKELKDQFLPSNTSWIARDKLKKLKHTGSVRAYVKEFTSLMLSISNMSEEDKLHNFMSGLQQWAQLELRRQNIQSLASAVAAADALGDFHLSDETSTSKSNDGKKDKAKEWKKCENGNANEDKGKGKQEAGTSKSKEKGSKFSGCFLCDGPHRARDCPNKAVLHAMTAAEKRAALEAPYSDKQTVGVNAIVAEEKRGQGALIVNPLGLLH